The proteins below come from a single Salinibacterium sp. NK8237 genomic window:
- a CDS encoding MraY family glycosyltransferase has product MVFYFFIAGIAAMITYVLSLVVLKVSLKYKLYPQVRQRDVHTTPTPRLGGVAMFFGIVVAFAVASSFDNFSLIFDEPSKVFGLLGGALIVVVIGVADDIWDLDWLTKLAGQIIAAFVVAWPGVQLSTLPIGGKTIVSPHISIIITIFAIVLVMNAVNFIDGLDGLVAGVAIIASSVFFVYAYLLQGQAQTEYFNLASLATAILIGACVGLLPVNFHPAKMFMGDSGALLVGLVMAASAISVTGQVDNTELAQPDKFTLSFLPAFIPILLPVAVLVIPLLDFGLAILRRLRAGKSPFTADRQHLHHRLLDMGHSHLHAVLILYSWTFVASVGVLAFTFVPWRWAALMFVVGLAGCAALTLAPLSRRKSREAAAQRLAAEQESLDDARFDGLDAASTDSTTQNDTKEPTE; this is encoded by the coding sequence ATAGTTTTCTACTTCTTCATTGCGGGTATCGCCGCAATGATCACGTATGTCTTGTCGCTTGTTGTGCTCAAAGTGAGCCTCAAGTACAAGCTGTATCCGCAGGTTCGCCAGCGTGATGTGCACACGACTCCGACACCACGACTCGGTGGTGTGGCGATGTTCTTTGGAATTGTCGTAGCTTTCGCCGTGGCGTCGAGCTTCGACAATTTTTCTTTGATTTTCGACGAGCCAAGCAAAGTGTTTGGTTTGCTCGGTGGAGCTCTCATTGTCGTCGTGATTGGCGTTGCTGACGACATTTGGGATCTTGACTGGCTCACCAAGTTGGCTGGCCAGATCATCGCGGCTTTTGTCGTCGCGTGGCCCGGTGTGCAGCTTTCTACGCTCCCTATCGGGGGCAAGACGATCGTGTCGCCCCATATCTCAATCATCATTACTATCTTCGCGATAGTTCTCGTCATGAACGCGGTCAACTTCATCGACGGTCTCGACGGCCTTGTTGCGGGCGTCGCGATCATTGCGAGCAGTGTTTTCTTTGTGTACGCCTACCTGCTGCAGGGGCAAGCGCAAACGGAATACTTCAACTTGGCGTCCCTCGCGACTGCAATCTTGATCGGAGCGTGCGTCGGGTTGCTGCCTGTGAACTTCCATCCTGCCAAGATGTTTATGGGCGACTCCGGTGCTCTGCTTGTCGGACTCGTGATGGCAGCGTCGGCGATCTCCGTCACGGGCCAAGTGGACAACACAGAGCTGGCTCAGCCCGACAAATTCACGCTCAGTTTCTTGCCGGCCTTCATCCCGATCCTTCTCCCGGTGGCAGTCTTAGTGATCCCGTTGCTGGATTTTGGTCTCGCCATCTTGCGACGCCTCCGGGCGGGCAAATCACCCTTCACGGCGGACCGCCAGCACCTGCACCACCGCCTGCTCGACATGGGCCACTCTCACCTGCACGCCGTGCTCATTCTCTACAGCTGGACTTTCGTTGCTTCGGTCGGAGTGCTCGCATTCACCTTCGTGCCCTGGCGATGGGCAGCGCTCATGTTTGTTGTCGGCCTCGCTGGCTGTGCTGCTCTCACGCTTGCACCATTGAGCCGGCGCAAATCCCGCGAAGCTGCTGCTCAACGTCTGGCCGCTGAGCAAGAATCTCTCGATGACGCACGATTTGACGGTTTGGATGCCGCATCCACCGACAGCACGACTCAGAACGACACAAAGGAACCCACCGAATGA
- a CDS encoding L-threonylcarbamoyladenylate synthase has protein sequence MDDLFDCADEAQLLTGMRLARVAIGRGDLVVIPTDTVYGVAADAFQPEAVQKLIDAKGRTRQSPPPVLIPGIPTLDALAAQVPDEVRTLVAEFWPGGLTIILPAQPSLMWDLGETQGTVALRMPSSRIALELLSETGPLAVSSANSTGLPAARSAAAAKEMLGESVSVYLDDGEGGELASTIVDATGLLVDGGKLRIVREGVISADAIRELIGADRCE, from the coding sequence ATGGATGACCTTTTTGATTGCGCCGACGAAGCACAGCTCTTGACCGGCATGCGACTCGCTCGCGTGGCTATTGGCCGCGGCGATCTTGTCGTGATCCCTACTGACACTGTCTATGGGGTCGCTGCTGACGCTTTTCAGCCCGAGGCGGTGCAAAAGCTTATTGATGCCAAGGGGCGCACGAGGCAGTCGCCTCCGCCGGTGTTAATCCCGGGCATCCCTACCCTTGATGCGCTTGCCGCTCAGGTTCCTGACGAAGTGCGCACTCTTGTCGCCGAGTTTTGGCCTGGTGGTCTCACCATCATTCTTCCGGCGCAGCCTTCGTTGATGTGGGATCTGGGGGAGACCCAGGGCACTGTGGCGTTGCGGATGCCGTCTAGCCGCATTGCTCTAGAGCTCCTGTCTGAGACGGGTCCGCTTGCAGTTTCGAGTGCCAACAGCACCGGTCTTCCGGCGGCGCGTTCCGCTGCTGCCGCCAAGGAAATGCTGGGGGAGTCAGTTTCGGTGTACCTCGATGATGGCGAGGGCGGCGAGCTCGCTTCTACGATTGTGGATGCGACGGGCTTGCTTGTCGACGGCGGCAAGCTGCGCATCGTGCGTGAGGGCGTCATTTCGGCCGACGCTATTCGCGAACTGATCGGGGCCGATCGGTGCGAATAG